The Brevibacillus humidisoli DNA segment AGCTTATGTCAAATATTAAGATATCTACACCTGAGGAGATCCCGGAAGGGTATCAACTGGATGGTATTATCTATAACGAACCGCCTAAAGAATTTGCCAACGGTGTTAAACCAGATATCACGTCTCAAAAGGAAGTGGTGATGAGATACAAGCATCAAACTAAATCGGGTAATTGGATTGAACATACCATTAAAAGCGGTAAGATATCTATTGGTGATGAAGGAAAAAAAGCAATTAAGCTGAATGGAGTTAAAGGAGAAATACTCGAATATCCAGAAGAGGGTATAATTGCTCTAAATTGGCACAAAGATGGAGTGAGTCATTTTGTGTTGTCTAAAGGTGATTTGGCAAAAGAAGAACTAATAAAATTTGCTGAATCAATAAAGTAACTGTGGGGCTGTCCCAAAAGTGATATGCTCCCCTTATAGAAGACAGGTCAAATAATAAAACCTGTACTCTGAGGGGAGCTTTTTCATGCCTAAAGGACAATATAGTGTGTCAGAAAAACTTGCTATCCTTGACCCAAGTTTGACACGATGCACGGTTGAAAAGCCCTAAACAACTATTCAGGGCTTTGACGAACAAACCTGCCACTCCATTTCTGACTGCCAGGCTTCATTCAGGATACGAGGCGGAGCTTGTGTGCCAATGGCAACAAAAGCGGCGTAAAGAGCGTTCGTTGCCGAACCTTTACCTCTATCCGAAACGTTTGACAAACTTGGAGATATTGACGGAGCGAGCCGCCCTTGTTTTTTCTGTGAGATCCGACTTCGCCACTACTAAAGTCTGAGTTGCGTAGGTTGCCCACTCAAACAATCCTGTACGAAAGCAAAAGGTAATCAAGAAGTAAGGATGAATCTACCCTACTTCCATTTTAAGCAGCAAGTACGGGAAAAATTCCGTAAGTGACGAAGGATATAAAACTAGCGTTTCGTCGAATAATTGAACAGGAGAGTGTGTTTGGGAAAGTCAAGAATAATTGAGGGTTTCGTCGTTTACTGCTTTGTGGCTTATCAAAGTAAGCCTGGAGGTCGGGTGGCTTTCCCTTGCCCACAATTTGATGAAAAAGGCTTCCATAGACCAGAAAAAAAGAGATCAGTCGGCGAGAATAGCCTCCTTACCCGACTGATTTTACTCCTAATGAACAGATTTTTGAGGAGAAGTGGCTATCCCTCTGTAGAAAATCCACTTATGCGACAGCACCACACTAGTGTGGTGGAATTCTTTCGTTGGTATTGTCAAGAAATGTTTCTTTATATACTTGTTCTGAAGGACTTGCATTTTTTATAGATGTTTGAATTTCCTCGGAAGATCTTTTTCGCTTAGTAAGGACATCGTAAGCAATTCCAAAAAGGAGTAAGCCACCAAATATAACTAAAGCAAATAACCATAAAGGCAATCTATAACTCCCTCCTTAAAAAAACAGGTTTACTTATTATACGTATGATCCAGACGAATGTTTCACCCTTGGTGATGATTCTTACACTCTTGAAATGCTCATAGCTCGTGGCAGATTTTCCTTAGAGCCTATCCGGCCGCCGGGGGCGAGTGCGGCGTAAACCTGATCAAACAAGGGAGCGAGTTCTTCGGGGGAATGAAGCGCCAGGCATCCCCGCAACCTAGATCGAGAATACACAGGTCTTGGGGGGAAGCTAGCAGCTAGCAGTTCAAAAAAGTTCGGTCGCTCCAGCGTATCATTGGCGTTTGTTTCACGCTCTACACTGCCAGTAAGCCTCAAAAACCCGATCCTGATCGTAAAAGGCAGGTCCGTCGTATTTCATCAGGCGATTGTCCTCCTTCCGGGTGGACGACAAGGATATCCCCAAAACGTAGTAGTGATTTGGACGATCTTTCCCTATATTTGGCAAACTGCTACAATGATCATAATACATAGAAAAAGGGGGAGAGCCATGAAACGGATCGGCATTGTTGGCGGTCTCAGTGCGGAATCAACTGCGCTGTTTTATCAGTCGTTGACACGTCTCTACATCGAACAGCATGGAGATACGGCATACCCGGAAATGGTTATCTTTAGTGTGCGATTCCACGATTTCTACCAGGCTGCAAAAGCAGGCAATTGGCAGGAATGCGCTGCTTATATCGCTGCGGCGCTTCATGCGTTGGAGAGAGCAGGGGCCGATTTTGCCCTTATTTCTGCCAATATGCCCCATATCGTGTACGATGATGTTGCCAGACAGGTATCCTTGCCGCTTCTGCACATCGCTGATGCAGTGGCAGCAGAAGCGAAGGAGAGAGGATATAAAAAGATCGCTTTGCTTGGCACGAAGGCGACGATGAATGCCAGCTTTTATCCTGATCGATTGGCTCAGCACGGGATGGAATGTCTCACGCCAAGCGATAGCCAAAAGGACATGGTCAACCAGGTACTGGAGGATGAACTGTTTAAAGGTATCATACGAGAGACATCACGAGAGGCATACCTGCAACTTTGCCGGGAGTTACGGGAAGAAGGGGCAGAAGCCGTTATTTTAGGATGTACCGAAATCCCGATGCTGCTGAATCCGGAAAACAGTCCGCTTCCTATGTTGGACTCGTCTCTGCTGCTGGCTCAAGCCGCATTGCAGAAAGCGTTGGTGTAATCTGTTACAAGCAGCACCTACCAATCTTTCTTGCAGAGGGGTGGAGAGTTAACTGCGGCGCGAGAGTGTCTCTTGTCCAGCAGTCGCTCTCTTTGAGAAAAGGAAAAGACACTCTTCGCCTACTGACCAAGGCTTCCGGACCATAGCTTTATTGCATTACCCGATCTTTCCTCTGGTGAAAGATCGGGTTTTATGCTGATTCAACGCAGCTTGCGCAGTTTCTCTACATCCGACTGCAGCGAGGCGAGATCCTCTGGCGATAGCGGGGTAGAGGAGTAACGATGCTGCTCGTAATACCGCGTGATCCTATTGGCCAAGGCAGTCAAGGAATCGTCCTGCCGTGTGCTGCCGATCCGGCGCAGGTACTCTTGACTGGTCTCGTTTTTGCGGATCGGCATCCCTTTCGCTGCCATCGCCAGCAGAAACTGATAGTAGGAGTGACGTACAGGATCATCAGGGGTTGTCCGCCGTTTGAAAAATGCCTTGATCTCCTCCGTCCAGGAGAGAGAGCTGCCATCTCCATCCGCCACCGCCGTGATCGTTGCGGTTTGCTGGGCAGATCGATCGAGCTGTTCCGTCTCCGGGACGTATCGGCGCGTCCGCCAGATCCGCCAACCGAACCAGAGCAGAAAGCAAAGCACAATCGCTCCTGTGAGATAGGGCGCAAGCTGAGAAATCAGGGATTCGCCCAGCGCATCGGAACCGATCGGAACAGACTCGTCAGCGCCTCCCTGACCCCCGATCAGGTTTTCAGATCGCTGATCCTCTGCCACCAGATTGGCTAACTGCTCGATCCACTGTTCCAGCAGTTGCAGCAGCGGTCCGGTTAACGTAACAGCGAGGGAGTACAGCAGCTGCTTCACTGTCTGCCACAGAGCAGCCAATACCGCAAGCACCAGTCCGGCACAAGCGGCGTAGGCGGCGAGGGTGAGCAGTTGCAGTTGAGCCAGTTGACCGCTCAGGGAGGCGAGCGCCTTCCCGGATGTGTGAGCTCCCGCCGGCTTGTCGCGCGTGATATACTCAGCGCCGCTGACGACGATAAACCACAGAGTGGAAACAGCCAGCATCCCGAGGATAGGCGCTACCTCACCCGCCAAAAACAGCGTGTACAGGAACAGGCAGCCTGCATAGAGCAGTGTAGCCCAGAGAAAGCGGTGCAAAAAGGCCTTTTGCTCGGTGAGCTGGGAGGTGGAGACGGCGTGGATGCGCCAGTAGTAGCCCCCTGCCAGCAGCAGAGCCAAAAGCACAGATTGATACAACAGATAACCAGCCACGCCTACAGCTAGTGCAAGCGGATAGAGCAGCAGATGCAGGGTCATGCTGAAGCCGCCGCCTTGGTAAAGCCAGGCGCCAACCGCCAACAGCAGGGACATGGCTGCAAAAAATCCGAATAACTGGACAAAATCGAGCGGCAGATAGCGCAGGGCGAGCAGCAAGGCTGCTGCCGCCTGTGCTTCCAGTGACAGAATCAAGGCGATACGTGTATAGGAGGAGGTGTTCATCGAAGAGCACCCCCTGCTGCGCCATGGCTGCGAATAGTGCCGATGCGGTGTAGTGCTACGACTTCATCGCTCGTATCCAGGATGACCAGCTCGTGTCCGCGTCGTGCCAGCCGTTCCAAGGCAGTCATCATCACTTCGTCGAGACGCGGGCTGATCAGCAAGATAGCCTGCTTCTCCCGACTCTGCTCCAAACGGCGGAGCACGGCCAACAGCGATCCCGGGGCGAACAGATGAAGTTGAGCCAACTGGGTCATCACCTGCACATGATGGGCTTTGCCGCTCCCCTTGGCGAATTGCAGGAACTCTTTGCCACGCCATTTGACGTTGATCCACAATTCATAAGGCAGTCCGCTCCGGCGGCACTGCACAGCGGCAGAAGCCAGCGTTGAGATCGTCCGTTCGTTCAACCCGTCATTGTGCTTCTGCAGCAGCGGCTCATACGACGGCAGGATATGGCCGAGGATCAGCCAGTGTGGTTGGGACGTGTACTCCAACTGGCGTGTCTTTAACGACTGTGTCTTGGCACTTGCTTTCCAATCGATCAGTTTCAGCCGATCTCCCCCCTGATACGGACGAATACCGCGGATGAAGGCACTGTCATCCTGGACACGCTGCCGGGACAGACGCCGTCCGAGCGGTTCCGTATCGCCAAACGAGACAGACGGGATCGGCAGTAAAGCGGGGTACACCAGCAGGGAAAAAGGCATCCGCAACTCTGTCTGAATGCTCTCGGGCCAAAACGAACCGATCAGTTCGGTCTCCACTGCGGTCAGCCAGACGATACCGCGCTTTTGCGGGATCAAGGTGATGCTCCTCTCCACCTGGGACCGGCGCGGGACACTTAGCCAGAGCTGAATTACGTGGCGCTTGTTCTGCAGTTCCAGCTTGTCCGCTCCCTCGACGAGGACATGCTCCGGCAGGGTAAAGCGAATAGTGGTGTACGGGAGCGGGAACCAGGAACGGTTGCCGAGCACCAGACGTACTCTGACTGCAGTTCCTGGCATCACCCGGGAGCCGTCTGCTTGACAGGAGATGGAGATCCAGCGGGGCAGGTTGCGCTTCCACCAACGATGCCAGACGACTACGAAAAAGAAAAATCCGCCAAGCAGCCAGAGAAACCATTCTCCCGAGATCAGTCCGAAGAAGAGGAACAGGCTGCCGAACAGTTGATACAATTGCCGTGCACCCATTACTGCACGCCTTCTTCTACCGGAGCGGGCACCGATTGCAGAATCTCGGCAACCACTTCGCTCTCTGAGATATGCAGCTCTGCTTCCATGGTCAGCACGATGCGATGCGTAAACAACGCAGGAACAACCCGTTTGACATCGTCAGGCAGCACAAACGAACGACTCTGCATATAGGCGAGCGCTTGCGCGGAGCGGACTAGAGCCAACATGGCACGGGGACTGATGCCCACTTCTATCGACTTGTGTTCGCGGGTCGCTTCGACCAGATCGATCACATAATCTTCGATTGCTTGACTAACATGGACTTCTTTTACCGCTTGCTGCATGGTCATCACGTCTTCGATGGTGAGAACCGGTTGGATCTGTTCCAGCGGCGAATCACTGCGGAACCGGCGCAGCATCTCCCGGGACTCCTCCCGGCGGCCATACCCTAGTGAGAGGCGGAACAGGAAGCGGTCCAGTTGTGCCTCAGGCAGGGGATACGTCCCCTCCGATTCGATCGGATTCTGGGTGGCGATGACGAAGAAGGCAGGAGGCAGCGGCAGGGTGATTCCCTCGATCGTTGCTTGACGCTCTTCCATGCATTCCAGAAGTCCTGACTGCGTGCGAGGCGTCGCCCGGTTAATCTCGTCGGCCAGCAGTACATCGGCAAACACCGGACCGCGCCGCAGTTCGAATTCACTCGTCTGGGGATTGAAGTAGTGAAGTCCGACCACATCGGAAGGAAGCAGGTCGGAGGTAAACTGAATCCGGCGAAACTCCCCGCCAATCCCCTGAGCCAGCGTTTTGGCCAACATGGTCTTGCCCATGCCGGGGAGATCCTCTAACAGCACGTGACCACGTGCCAGTAAAGCAGCGACGAGCAGCTGTGTTTGCTCTTCTTTTCCGACGATGACGCGATTGATGGACTGAAGCAGTTGTTCGAGCTTTTGGTTCTCCATACACCTTCTCCTTTTTCTCTAAATCGTTTCATAATTAATCCTATTATAGTTTGCCAAAAATTTTTTTACCATATAATAGTAAGCAATGATGAAAGAATGATTTCCTATTTCTGAAAGTATAAAATTTATTGACATTTGTGGGTGGGTGGTTTATTTTTTAGATAACCATCTTGCATGGTACATGGTACATGGAACAATATGTCATGCAAGTTGTCGTATGGCAACAAGTTAAGAAAGTCCATTTGTTATGGACTTTCTTTAGGAGGTGGAATGAAAGCGCATACAAACAGAGGAGAGGTTGCTCTGGAAGCCGCCCTGTTTCTGTCGGTCAGTAGAACGAGAAGAGAATGTGAAGGAGGAGATCAACGGTGCAGAATAAGTGGGAATCCGTAAGCAGCAAGATCGATTGGCCTGTCTTTTATATCAGTGGAGGACTCTTGCTGCTATTTGTCATCCTTTCGCTCTTTAATGTGGAAGCGGTAACAACGTTTGTAAATACAGGTTTCGAACTTTCGATCCGTTATTTCGGCGCGTACTGGCAGTTGCTGCTGCTGGCCACATTTGCCGTTGGGTTGGGGCTGTCTTTTTCCCGGTACGGAAGCGTGAAACTGGGGAATGTGGCTAAGCCAGAGATGAGTATGTTTAAATGGGTCGCGATTATTGTGGTATCAGGATTAGGAGCAGGGGGCGTTTTCTGGGCGGCAGCGGAGCCTATGTATTATTTCATGGATGTGCCTCCGATGCACGAGGGAATCGAGGCCAGTACGCAAGCAGCAGTAGCTCCGGCACTCGCACAAGCTTTTATGTCTTGGGGGTTTACGGCATGGGCGGTATATGGATCAATCAGCGCGGTTATCATCATGTACGCCCACTATCATAAAGGGATGCCGTTAAAGCCTAGAACGTTGCTGTATCCGATTTTGGGGGATAGAATCCTGACGAGCAAATGGGGAACGTTCGCCGATTCCTTTTGCATTATTGGGGCGGCAGCTGGGACCATCGGGCCGATTGGTTTTCTGGGGCTGCAAGTCAGCTATGGTCTCAATTCGATTTTCGGCGTTCCAGATCATTTCATAACCCAAGCGTTGATTATCATCGGTTTGATTAGCATCACGATTGTTTCAACAATCACCGGAATTGACAAAGGGATTCAATGGCTTAGTAAACTAAATGTATCGATGGCCATTATCATTGCGATTTTTTTGTTGATGTTTGGACCCGGTCGTTTTATTATTGATTCGTTTGTATCCTCACTTGGCTTTTATTTGAGCGAGTTTATTCACATCAGCACGTATCGTGGAGATCAAGAGTGGCTTGGCTGGTGGATGCTCTTTTTCTTTGGCTGGTTTATTGGATTTGGGCCGATGGTCGCTTTGCTGGTGGCCAGAATCTCGAGAGGACGCAGTATCAGAGAGGTGTTTTTAGCGGTTTCTGTGATCTCCTCGTTAACAACCAACTTTTGGTTTACCGTATTGGGAGGTTCGGGAATCTTTTATGAACTGAGCAATGCCGGTTCGGTAAGCGGGCCATTGCAAGAGAATGGGCTGCCGGCGGCGATCATTGCCATCGCGCAGCAAATGCCGCTCTCCGTCATCATGCCTTCTGTTTTCTTGATCTTGACGATTCTCTTCGTCGTCACAACAGCAGACTCCATGTCCTACACGCTGGCTATGGGCGTCACGGGTGAAGGAGATCCGCCCAATGTTTTACGTGTATTCTGGGGTGTGCTGATGGGCTTTATCGCCATTATTCTGATCAATATCGGATCTGGCGGTGTTGGCGCCCTGCAATCCTTTGTCGTCATTGCGGCTGTTCCGGTCTCCCTTTTGCTACTGCCTTCCTTGTGGCATGCACCTCAGCTGGCTAAAAAGATGGCCATTGAACAAGGGATTGTTAAAACGGAGACAATGGAAGTAAAGGAAAAGGAAGTAGTCGTGTAGAAAATGCCATAGTCGGATAATGGAAAACGCAGGGATCAGTGGAATGTTTATCTTGCCTGTTGACGAAGAGGACGAGGAGTGGTGAATAGATGGATCAAAAACGATTTCAAGAGGGACTTGAGGTTCGGCGTGCGGTTTTAGGCGCAGAGTATGTGGATCAATCCATTCAAAACGCGACCGACTTCAATCGTCCGATGCAGGAGTTGGTCACGGAGTATTGTTGGGGAGAGGTGTGGAGTAGGCCTGGCCTTTCCAGAAAATCGCGCAGCATGATCAATCTCGCCATGCTGACGGCGTTAAACCGTCCGCATGAGCTGAAGCTGCATGTGCGCGGCGCCATTCAGAATGGCTTGACCAAAGAAGAGATCAGAGAAGTGTTATTGCAGACGGCGATCTACTGTGGGGTTCCTGCAGCGATTGACAGCTTTAGACTGGCACAAGAAGTGTTTCATGATTTGGACATCGAGTAAAGTAGTAAAGCAGTCTGGATACGGTCATGGTGTGCCAGGCTGATGATCGATGACACGGAATGAATCTGTTGATTACCGTGGGTGTACCAGCAGATCAGGTGCATGGTACATGGTGCATGGCACAGAAAAAGATAGAGAGGTAGGTGTTTGGGATTGAATCTTACTGTTTCTACTCAGAGCATTCATACACAAGTAACAAATGTGCTGCGAAACGCGATCGTATCCGGAGAGTTCGCATTGGGGGAAAAACTGTCAGAAACCGCTCTTGCACAGCGTTTGGGTGTCAGCAGGACGCCTGTCCGCGAGGCGTTGAAACAACTGCAGCAAGAGGGGTTAGTTGAAATCATTCCACGTGTAGGTACCTGTGTTAGGAAGCCAACTGAAAAAGAGATCTTTGAATTGTTTAAAATCAAAGAATCTCTGGAAGGGCTTGCTGCAGGTTTGATGGCTGAAAGAGGAGAGATACCGGAATCGAATCAACTGGTCCAGGCGATGGAAAGCATGGAAGAAGCCGTAGAAAAGAGGGATATTGATCGGTACGTGGAAAGCAACGGGCGGTTTCATGATGCCATCCTGAGGGGGTCTGGCAACAGTAAACTGCTGTACCATTTTAATCTGCTGATCAATCAGCTTCCCTACAAAAGATTTGTGTATATCACGTTGGATCAGCCGGATCGCCTCGAAAAATCAATCAATGAACATCGACGAATTGTAGAAGCGATCCAAGCAAGGGATACTGAATTAGCAGAAAAACTGATGAGAGAGCACGTCAAAGCGAGTGGCGACAAGTTAATCCAAGTAATGAAAGCGGAGTTGTATGGATAGCGGAATATTGGCATAAACAGATTGACAGGCGTAAGCAGAGTCTGTAGCATTATACCCATAAACAACACTTGTATGGTACATGGTACATGGCAGGAGATCGAGACGTCTTGTTTCAAGTAGGAGCTTATATCTCAAGTGATGATGCAGATGACAAGGGAAAGGGGTATGGACATGAAATTTGGCATATTTGCAAACTTGGCAGGCCCGGGAAGAGAGCAGGAATTTGCCAAGGTGATTGAGGAAGCAAGGGAGCAGGCCGTCTACTGTGATCAAGCTGGGTTTGACTCGATTTGGTATACGGAGCACCATTTCGGACATGAAGGATACGAATTGATTCCCAACCCGATTTTGATGGGTGCCGATATTGCGGCTCACACCAAGAACATTCGCATCGGCCAAGCAGCCAACATCATCACCTTTTGGCATCCGCTCCGTTTGGCAGAAGATATCGCCTTGTTGGATCAGTTGAGTGGCGGTCGCGTCGATGTAGGCATCGGGCGTGGGCTCTACGGTCGGGAAGCGATGAATCTGAATCAACTGGCCGACCCGCGTGATCAGGAAAAGAACAGGGCGCTGTTTGAAGAGACTTACGAAATCGTAAAGAAAGCGCTGTCGCAACGGTTCTTTTCCCATCAGGGAGAGTTTTACCAGTTTCCTGCGCCAGGCTTGAAGTGGAATCATCCGCTAAGCCCGCAAACGGATGAGTATATCGATATGGAAAAGGGCGAAATCAAAAAGATGTCGATCATGCCGCCGCCGCTTCAAAAGCCGCATCCTCCGCTCTGGCAGGTAATCGATACGCCGCGCTCGATCAAATGGGCAGCTGAACACCAAGTGAACGGGATCTTCTGGATGCCGACGGTAAAGGAATTGAAAATCCGCTTTGAGCTTTATCGCGAGAGCTTGTCACAAGCGAAGGGAACAGAGGCGGAATTGGGTGAAGGGCTCGCGCTTGTTCGCGATTGCTACGTGGCTGAGACGATGGAAGAAGCGCGCAGGGATGCCGAAGCTGCTGTCCTCCATACGTACCGTTGGATTTGCCACTGGCGCGGGCTGGGGAACTTGCTGGATCCGGGCGAAGAGCTGAAGCCGGGAACCGAACTGAGCTATGACTTTCTGCATCCGCGAAACCTGCTGTTCGGAACGCCGGATTATGTAGCGGAAAAAATCCAGGAACTGAAAGAAGAGCTAAACTTGAAACACTTGCTGCTCTGGACCAATCACGGCAGCTTGTCCCATGAAAAAATCATGCGCAGCACGAAGCTGTTCGCAGAAGAAGTTATGCCAAGATTCCAATCATAACGTCTTTTCAGAAATAAAAGGTATGGAGGAAAAAGAGTATGCTGGAAATCCGCAAAGTATATACACACGTCGAAGAAACGTTTCTCGAAGGAGGAAAAGAAGTCCGGCCATCGATCAAAAACATTGCGACGGTAGCCGTAATCAAGAATCCTTGGCATGGCAGGGGGTATGTAGAGGATCTGAAACCGGAAATTCTCGCCTGCTGTCCGGAGTTGGGAGAGCTACTGGTCAAGAAGTTATTCGAAGTGATCGGTTCAGCAGATGAAGTAGAAGCGTTCGGAAAGGCAGCGGTTGTAGGAGTGGATGGAGAGTTGGAACATGCCTCCGCGATGATCCACACCTTCCGTTTTGGCAACAAGTTCCGCGATGCTGTCGAAGGAACAAGCATTTTATCCTTTACCAACAAGCGTGGCGGTCCAGGCACCTATGTGACCATCCCGATGGTTCACAAGACGGATGAATCCCAGCGGTCCCATTTCCTCACGTTTGAGATGAATATCCCGGATGCTCCGCGAGCGGACGAGATCGTGGTGGCGATCGGGGCGGCAACCGGAGGCAGACCCCATCCACGTATTGGCGACCGCCATCAAGACATGGTGGAGATGGGATTGAAATAACATGGAGCAACCGATGGCAACTTCTCCATTCACGCACTATACAGAAGCGGGAAATGGTGCCCCTGTCATTTTCATCCATGGTGTCGGTTTGGACGGAACGATTTGGAAACAGCAAGTGGAGGCGTTATCGAAAGCATACCGGGTCATCTGCTATGACATGATCGGGCATGGTCAATCGGCCTGCCCGGCCGGTCCTTACACGTTGGCACAGTTTGTGAAGCAGTTGGAAGATCTGTATGAGGAACTGGAGTTGGATCAAGCGCATGTCGTCGGTTTCTCGATGGGGGGACTGGTGGCCCAAGGCTTTGCCGCCCTGCACCCGGAAAAAGTCTCTACCTTGACGATCGTCAGCTCTGTGGCCAAACGCACCGAAGAGCAGCGTAGAGCGGTGCTTGCCCGGGTGAGAGAAGTAGAGCAACGCGGCCATCAGGCGACCATTGAAGCGGCGATTCAACGGTGGTTCAGTCCAGCGTACATGGCGAAGCATCCGCAAGTGATCGAGAGCATCCGTCACCGCTTGCGGGCCAATCATCCGGATGCCTACCTGGCCGCTTACCGCGTATTCGCCGCCGCGGATGAGGAGTTGTATCAACAATTGCCCCTCATCTCCTGCCCGGCATGGATCGTTACGGGTGAGCTGGATCGAGGGTCAACCCCTGAGATGGCGGAGCTTATGGCCAAACGGATTCCCAAGGCGGAAGTGACGGTGCTGCCGGGAATCAGGCATATGCTGCCGATCGAAGCGGCAGAGCGGTTCAATCAGCTCCTGATTTCGGCATTCGAGAAGTACGAGGGAGAGGTGCGGAGAAATGGCTGAATGGAAAAAATACCGCATGTATATCAATGGGGAATGGGTGGAAGCAAGCAGCGGCGAATACTTTGAGAGCTATAACCCGGCAGAGGGGGAGCCTTGGTGTCTCGTTGCCAAAGGTACGGAGCAAGATGTCGATCGGGCTGTACAGGCGGCACAGAAAGCCTTTGAACACCCTCGCTGGGCCTCGATGACCTATACGCAGCGCGGAAAATTATTGAGACGTCTGGGAGATTTAATCGCAGAGCGTGCAAGTGAACTGGCTGTCTATGAGACGCTTGACAATGGCAAGCTGATTCGCGAGATGCGCGGGCAGCTGCAGTATCTACCGGAGTTTTTCTATTACTATGCCGGCTTGGCTGACAAGATTCACGGTGAGACGCTCCCGATCGACAAGCCAGATATGCTAGCGTTTACATCCCGTGAACCGCTCGGTGTAGTGGCTGCGATCACACCTTGGAACTCTCCGCTCTACCTAACAACGCTGAAGCTGGCACCAGCATTGGCGGCTGGCAATACCATCGTGATCAAGCCTTCAGAGGTTACGTCGGCATCACTGCTTGAACTGATGCCGCTGATCGAAGAAGCTGGCTTCCCGCCAGGTGTTGTCAATGTTGTAACCGGTTTCGGAGATCCGGTAGGAAGTGCCTTAACCAGT contains these protein-coding regions:
- a CDS encoding LLM class flavin-dependent oxidoreductase, which produces MKFGIFANLAGPGREQEFAKVIEEAREQAVYCDQAGFDSIWYTEHHFGHEGYELIPNPILMGADIAAHTKNIRIGQAANIITFWHPLRLAEDIALLDQLSGGRVDVGIGRGLYGREAMNLNQLADPRDQEKNRALFEETYEIVKKALSQRFFSHQGEFYQFPAPGLKWNHPLSPQTDEYIDMEKGEIKKMSIMPPPLQKPHPPLWQVIDTPRSIKWAAEHQVNGIFWMPTVKELKIRFELYRESLSQAKGTEAELGEGLALVRDCYVAETMEEARRDAEAAVLHTYRWICHWRGLGNLLDPGEELKPGTELSYDFLHPRNLLFGTPDYVAEKIQELKEELNLKHLLLWTNHGSLSHEKIMRSTKLFAEEVMPRFQS
- a CDS encoding amino acid synthesis family protein, which encodes MLEIRKVYTHVEETFLEGGKEVRPSIKNIATVAVIKNPWHGRGYVEDLKPEILACCPELGELLVKKLFEVIGSADEVEAFGKAAVVGVDGELEHASAMIHTFRFGNKFRDAVEGTSILSFTNKRGGPGTYVTIPMVHKTDESQRSHFLTFEMNIPDAPRADEIVVAIGAATGGRPHPRIGDRHQDMVEMGLK
- a CDS encoding alpha/beta fold hydrolase; amino-acid sequence: MEQPMATSPFTHYTEAGNGAPVIFIHGVGLDGTIWKQQVEALSKAYRVICYDMIGHGQSACPAGPYTLAQFVKQLEDLYEELELDQAHVVGFSMGGLVAQGFAALHPEKVSTLTIVSSVAKRTEEQRRAVLARVREVEQRGHQATIEAAIQRWFSPAYMAKHPQVIESIRHRLRANHPDAYLAAYRVFAAADEELYQQLPLISCPAWIVTGELDRGSTPEMAELMAKRIPKAEVTVLPGIRHMLPIEAAERFNQLLISAFEKYEGEVRRNG